A single genomic interval of Lynx canadensis isolate LIC74 chromosome A2, mLynCan4.pri.v2, whole genome shotgun sequence harbors:
- the CCL25 gene encoding C-C motif chemokine 25: protein MNWWLLLCLVVAASFVGIWCPVHAQGVSEDCCLAYHRLESLDFLKRALGYQRQEVSGSCNLPAVIFFLRKHRMVCGNPRDKRVKYWTGFLDARKAKHHRSRLRTPSGVSWPPRSNKTKTALRTTAHPDP, encoded by the exons ATGAACTGGTGGCTCCTGCTGTGCCTGGTGGTGGCGGCCAGCTTTGTGGGCATCTGGTGTCCTGTCCACGCTCAAG GTGTCTCGGAGGACTGTTGCCTAGCCTACCACCGGCTCGAGAGCCTGGACTTTCTGAAGCGCGCCCTCGGGTACCAGCGCCAGGAGGTGAGCGGCAGCTGCAACCTGCCGGCTGTGAT ATTCTTCTTGCGGAAACACAGGATGGTGTGCGGCAACCCCCGGGACAAGAGGGTGAAGTACTGGACAGGATTCCTGGATGCGCGGAAGGCAAAGCATCACAGAAGCCGCCTGAGAACCCCGTCCGGGGTTAGCTGGCCCCCCAGAAGCAACAAGACGAAAACTGCCCTCCGGACGACAGCTCATCCAG atcCGTGA